In a single window of the Methylophaga frappieri genome:
- the urtD gene encoding urea ABC transporter ATP-binding protein UrtD: MTTTTDFLLAIEDLTVSFDGFRAVDSLTMYIDKNELRVVIGPNGAGKTTLLDLICGKTKCSSGSISFKNKEMTKMAEHEIVRSGIGRKFQTPSIYENLTVYQNLEVSYPEGRGVFGSLFFKTTDAVTQRVHDVAREIQLERFLDTEAAILSHGQKQWLEIGMLLMQDPELLMLDEPVAGMSAKERDETAELLNRICENRSVIVIEHDMEFVKKIARKVTVLHQGKILAEGSMDKVQADEKVIEVYLGH, translated from the coding sequence ATGACGACCACAACAGATTTCCTGTTAGCGATTGAAGATCTGACGGTGTCCTTTGATGGCTTTAGAGCTGTCGACAGCTTGACGATGTATATTGATAAAAACGAGCTTCGTGTTGTCATTGGTCCCAATGGCGCGGGTAAAACGACGTTGCTGGATTTGATCTGCGGTAAAACCAAGTGCAGCTCTGGCTCCATTAGTTTTAAAAACAAAGAAATGACTAAAATGGCCGAGCATGAAATCGTGCGTTCGGGCATTGGACGTAAGTTTCAGACACCGTCCATTTACGAAAATCTGACGGTTTACCAAAACCTGGAAGTTTCCTACCCGGAAGGGCGAGGGGTGTTTGGTAGTTTGTTTTTCAAGACGACCGATGCCGTCACGCAACGCGTTCATGATGTGGCAAGAGAAATTCAATTGGAGCGTTTTCTTGATACGGAAGCCGCCATTCTCAGTCATGGACAAAAACAATGGCTCGAAATCGGCATGTTGCTCATGCAAGACCCGGAGCTATTGATGCTCGATGAGCCAGTTGCCGGCATGAGCGCCAAGGAACGGGACGAAACTGCTGAGTTACTAAATCGAATTTGCGAAAACCGCTCGGTTATTGTCATCGAACATGACATGGAATTTGTTAAGAAAATCGCCCGTAAAGTCACTGTGCTTCACCAAGGAAAAATTTTGGCGGAAGGGTCAATGGACAAAGTTCAGGCGGATGAAAAAGTTATTGAAGTCTATCTTGGACATTAA
- the urtC gene encoding urea ABC transporter permease subunit UrtC, producing MNFVYERLLGGKRGALAIGILAVLILVILPLALDLFRLNLVGKYLTYAFAAISLVLLWGYGGILSLGQGIFFGLGGYAMAMFLKLEASDPESTKIQTTPGIPDFMDWNQLYELPWFWVPFESFTFTLIAILVVPAVFAFIIGYSMFKRRVGGVYFAIITQVIAVILTVLIVGQQGYTGGINGITDLRTLNGWDIRTDSAKYLLYFLNAILLLGAIMLGKFILTSKFGQLLLAMKDKEDRVRFSGYDVSNFKIFIFCISAVIAAIGGAMFTLQVGFMSPSFVGIVPSIEMVIFAAVGGRMSLIGVVYGTLLVNAGKTTFSETFPELWLFLMGGLFIAVVMFFPNGLAGIWNKYAPKVPFLRAFFTNSEQVETEKTQPKQVASEPTTEGAK from the coding sequence ATGAATTTTGTCTATGAACGACTGTTAGGTGGTAAGCGTGGTGCCCTGGCAATAGGTATTCTCGCTGTACTGATTCTGGTGATTTTGCCACTGGCGCTGGATCTGTTTCGGTTAAATCTGGTTGGTAAGTATCTGACCTATGCTTTTGCCGCAATCAGCTTGGTCTTGCTCTGGGGGTATGGTGGTATTTTGAGCTTGGGTCAAGGTATTTTCTTTGGTCTTGGTGGTTATGCCATGGCCATGTTTTTAAAACTGGAAGCATCAGACCCGGAAAGCACCAAGATCCAGACAACGCCAGGTATTCCGGACTTTATGGATTGGAATCAGCTCTATGAATTACCTTGGTTCTGGGTTCCGTTTGAAAGCTTTACTTTTACCTTGATTGCGATTCTCGTGGTACCGGCAGTATTTGCTTTTATCATTGGTTATTCGATGTTCAAGCGCCGGGTGGGGGGGGTCTATTTTGCCATCATTACCCAGGTCATTGCCGTTATCCTGACAGTACTGATTGTCGGTCAACAGGGCTATACCGGCGGTATTAACGGTATCACCGACCTGCGAACCTTGAATGGCTGGGATATTCGAACGGATTCAGCGAAATATCTGCTGTACTTCTTGAACGCCATTTTGCTGTTGGGCGCTATTATGCTCGGCAAGTTCATCCTGACCAGCAAGTTCGGTCAGCTGTTGCTTGCCATGAAAGATAAAGAAGATCGCGTTCGGTTCTCCGGATATGACGTGTCTAACTTTAAGATCTTTATCTTTTGTATCTCTGCGGTGATTGCCGCGATTGGTGGCGCCATGTTTACCTTGCAGGTCGGTTTCATGTCACCCTCGTTTGTCGGTATCGTCCCGTCAATAGAAATGGTTATCTTTGCCGCAGTAGGTGGCCGCATGTCATTGATCGGCGTGGTTTACGGCACGCTGCTGGTGAATGCGGGTAAAACAACCTTTTCCGAAACTTTCCCCGAATTATGGTTATTCCTGATGGGCGGCCTGTTTATTGCGGTAGTCATGTTCTTCCCGAACGGTCTGGCAGGGATTTGGAATAAATATGCCCCGAAAGTCCCTTTTTTACGGGCATTTTTTACTAACTCAGAGCAAGTCGAAACGGAAAAAACTCAACCAAAACAGGTTGCGTCTGAACCCACTACAGAGGGAGCCAAATAA
- the urtB gene encoding urea ABC transporter permease subunit UrtB, whose product MGEYSIQELTSIFAMQGFAGISLFSVLLLMALGLAIIFGQMGVINMAHGEFMAMGAYTTYLLSVMTQSYFPDLMGYYFFIAIIASFFVAGLFGYLTEFVLIRHLYKRPLDTLLATWGLSLIMQQSFRSIFGAREVSPTLPDWLMGSWMPTDSIFIPINGMFVLGLTTIVTIGVFLLMYRSTWGLNVRATTQNRVMSGAVGINTKQVDRLTFALGCGIAGVAGAAFTTIASTGPTSGSLYIVDTFMVVVFGGAASLFGTIASAFTIAQAQSILEFFISGSMAKVFTLLALVIILMMRPEGLFSIKVRK is encoded by the coding sequence ATGGGTGAGTATTCAATACAAGAATTGACGTCAATTTTTGCGATGCAGGGCTTTGCCGGGATTAGTCTGTTCAGCGTGTTACTTCTGATGGCACTTGGCTTGGCAATCATCTTTGGGCAAATGGGCGTCATTAATATGGCCCATGGTGAATTTATGGCAATGGGGGCATATACAACCTATTTGCTTTCGGTGATGACCCAAAGCTATTTTCCTGATCTGATGGGATATTACTTTTTCATCGCGATTATCGCGTCCTTTTTTGTCGCCGGACTATTTGGTTATCTCACCGAATTTGTCTTGATAAGGCATCTTTATAAACGGCCACTGGATACCTTGCTTGCGACCTGGGGCTTGAGCCTCATCATGCAACAGTCTTTCCGGTCGATTTTTGGTGCGCGTGAAGTTAGCCCCACATTACCCGACTGGCTAATGGGATCGTGGATGCCAACAGATTCTATTTTCATCCCAATTAATGGCATGTTTGTTCTTGGCCTGACAACTATCGTCACCATTGGGGTGTTTCTCTTGATGTATCGCTCAACCTGGGGGTTGAACGTGCGTGCGACAACGCAAAACCGTGTCATGAGTGGCGCCGTGGGTATCAATACCAAACAGGTTGACAGGCTGACCTTTGCCCTTGGCTGCGGTATTGCGGGGGTTGCTGGCGCCGCATTTACCACTATTGCATCGACTGGCCCGACATCCGGTTCTTTGTACATCGTTGATACCTTTATGGTGGTTGTTTTTGGTGGCGCAGCCAGCTTGTTTGGCACCATTGCCTCAGCCTTTACTATCGCCCAGGCACAATCAATTCTGGAATTCTTCATCAGTGGTTCCATGGCCAAAGTCTTTACCTTGCTGGCCCTCGTCATCATTTTGATGATGCGCCCTGAAGGCTTGTTCTCAATCAAAGTTCGTAAATAA
- the urtA gene encoding urea ABC transporter substrate-binding protein — protein MSYFSRRKFLGKTGALFSAMVAAGLITSSAMAADYPTAEVNTTGLAVTDDTVKVGILHSLTGTMAISETGAQEAEKLAIKQINESGGILGRQIEIIQEDGASDWPTFAEKSRKLLVNDDVAAVFGCWTSASRKAALPVFEKENGLLYYPTFYEGLEQSKNVIYTGQEATQQILAGLDWVAEEKDAKTFYLIGSDYIWPRTSMKIARTHIEKVLGGKVVGEEYKPLGDTQFGSVINKIRLKKPDVIFAAVVGGSNVAWFKQLNAAGITSDKQTLLTLSVTEDEVLGIGGENLEGFYSVMKYFQSLDNPNNAEFVAAFKEMHGDDSVIGDVTQAAYLGPWLWKAAVEKAGSFDVDKVVAVSEAGDIELDTAPEGYVKLHPNHHLWSKTRIGKWNKDGQATVVYESDLIEPNPFPEGYQ, from the coding sequence ATGAGTTACTTTAGCCGACGAAAATTTTTAGGCAAAACTGGTGCCCTGTTCAGTGCAATGGTGGCTGCCGGATTGATTACCAGTAGCGCGATGGCAGCAGATTACCCTACTGCCGAAGTGAATACCACGGGATTGGCCGTCACTGACGATACCGTCAAAGTCGGTATTTTGCATTCTTTAACTGGCACGATGGCAATCAGTGAAACCGGTGCACAGGAAGCAGAAAAACTGGCGATTAAACAAATCAACGAAAGTGGTGGCATTCTTGGCCGGCAAATTGAAATCATTCAAGAGGATGGCGCGAGTGACTGGCCAACTTTTGCTGAAAAATCGAGAAAGCTGTTAGTGAATGATGATGTTGCTGCTGTGTTCGGATGCTGGACATCGGCATCACGAAAAGCGGCGCTGCCAGTGTTTGAAAAGGAAAATGGTCTGCTCTATTACCCGACTTTTTATGAAGGTCTTGAGCAATCCAAAAATGTTATCTACACCGGCCAGGAAGCGACACAACAAATTCTGGCAGGTTTGGACTGGGTGGCTGAAGAAAAGGATGCCAAAACGTTTTATTTAATTGGCTCTGATTATATCTGGCCACGAACCTCAATGAAGATTGCCCGTACTCATATTGAAAAAGTGTTGGGCGGCAAAGTAGTGGGTGAAGAGTACAAACCATTGGGTGACACCCAGTTTGGTTCGGTAATCAATAAGATTCGTCTGAAAAAACCCGATGTTATTTTTGCGGCAGTAGTCGGTGGCAGTAATGTTGCCTGGTTTAAACAGCTGAATGCCGCTGGTATTACGTCAGACAAACAAACCTTGCTGACGTTATCGGTAACCGAAGACGAAGTATTGGGTATCGGTGGTGAAAACCTGGAAGGCTTTTACTCAGTTATGAAGTATTTCCAGAGTCTGGATAACCCAAACAATGCTGAATTCGTTGCTGCCTTCAAGGAAATGCATGGCGATGACAGTGTCATTGGTGACGTGACTCAAGCGGCTTATCTTGGTCCATGGTTGTGGAAAGCCGCTGTCGAAAAGGCCGGTAGCTTTGATGTCGATAAGGTAGTGGCCGTCTCTGAAGCCGGTGACATCGAACTCGATACGGCGCCAGAAGGCTACGTCAAGTTACATCCTAACCACCATTTGTGGAGTAAAACCCGCATTGGTAAATGGAACAAAGACGGTCAGGCAACCGTGGTCTATGAGTCTGACCTGATTGAACCAAATCCTTTCCCTGAAGGCTACCAATAA
- a CDS encoding FmdB family zinc ribbon protein, with translation MPIYDYRCATCGEFSALRKLAQANEDMICPECHGKASRIITAPYLALMDRPTRVAKERNEKSAHEPKTLRRSSCGCSGTHTCSANSAKSAGAKNGLQMQTKKTARPWMLGH, from the coding sequence ATGCCTATTTATGATTATCGTTGTGCTACCTGTGGGGAGTTTTCGGCGCTACGCAAGTTGGCACAAGCCAATGAAGACATGATTTGTCCGGAATGTCATGGCAAAGCCAGCCGGATTATTACGGCGCCTTATCTGGCTTTGATGGATAGACCAACACGGGTCGCCAAAGAGCGAAATGAAAAATCAGCGCATGAACCGAAAACCCTGCGACGTTCCAGTTGTGGCTGTTCGGGTACCCACACCTGTTCTGCCAATTCAGCCAAATCTGCTGGTGCAAAAAATGGATTGCAGATGCAAACCAAGAAGACCGCCAGGCCCTGGATGCTTGGACACTAA
- the fmdA gene encoding formamidase, protein MKTLVKLDLDKKPWEQDGQIHNRWHPDLPMIAMVKPGDEFRVECMDWTGGQIGNNDSANDIRDVDLQQVHYLSGPIGVEGAEPGDLMVVDILDVGTFEDSQWGFNALFSRENGGGFLTDHFPEARKSIWDFSGIYASSRHVPNVKFAGIMHPGLIGCLPSREMLDEWNKREADLIATDPERVPALALPPNAQSAVMGRLKGDEASKAAQEGARTVPPREHGGNCDIKDLTKGSKIYFPVYVKDGGLSMGDLHFSQGDGEITFCGAIEMAGYLDIKVSLIKGGVKKYGIKNPLFKNSPLTPTYNDFLMFEGISVDEQGKQHYLDVHVAYRQACLNAIEYLKKFGYTGEQALSILGTAPVQGHISGVVDIPNACATLWIPTDIFDFDINPSVDGPLQLVTPGSDLSKAS, encoded by the coding sequence ATGAAAACGTTGGTAAAGCTTGATTTAGATAAAAAACCCTGGGAACAAGATGGCCAGATTCATAACCGCTGGCATCCTGACTTACCCATGATTGCCATGGTCAAACCAGGCGATGAATTCAGAGTGGAGTGTATGGACTGGACCGGTGGGCAGATCGGTAATAATGACAGTGCCAATGACATCCGCGATGTTGATTTACAGCAAGTCCATTATTTAAGTGGCCCGATTGGCGTAGAAGGGGCCGAGCCGGGTGACTTAATGGTGGTTGATATTCTGGATGTTGGCACATTTGAAGATTCTCAGTGGGGCTTTAATGCCTTGTTTTCCAGAGAAAATGGCGGTGGTTTTTTAACCGATCATTTTCCAGAAGCCAGAAAGTCAATCTGGGATTTCAGCGGTATCTATGCCAGCTCAAGACATGTGCCAAATGTGAAATTTGCCGGGATTATGCACCCTGGTCTGATTGGCTGCTTGCCATCACGGGAGATGTTGGATGAGTGGAACAAACGCGAAGCGGATTTGATCGCAACTGATCCTGAACGCGTCCCCGCCTTGGCCTTACCGCCAAATGCGCAATCTGCCGTCATGGGTCGACTGAAAGGGGATGAAGCCTCAAAAGCCGCTCAGGAAGGCGCGCGGACGGTCCCACCCAGAGAGCATGGTGGTAACTGTGATATCAAAGATCTGACCAAAGGCTCAAAAATCTATTTTCCGGTTTATGTCAAAGATGGCGGTTTATCGATGGGGGATCTGCATTTCTCCCAAGGTGATGGCGAAATCACTTTTTGTGGTGCCATTGAAATGGCCGGTTATCTGGATATCAAAGTCAGCTTGATCAAAGGCGGGGTGAAGAAGTACGGCATTAAAAATCCGTTATTCAAAAACAGCCCGCTGACACCAACCTATAACGACTTTTTGATGTTTGAAGGGATTTCAGTCGATGAGCAAGGCAAACAGCACTACCTGGATGTGCATGTGGCTTACCGGCAAGCTTGCCTGAATGCCATCGAGTACCTGAAGAAATTTGGTTACACCGGTGAGCAAGCCCTATCGATTCTTGGGACCGCACCCGTGCAGGGACACATTAGCGGGGTAGTCGATATTCCTAATGCCTGCGCTACGTTGTGGATTCCGACAGATATTTTTGATTTTGACATTAATCCGTCAGTGGATGGGCCGCTGCAACTGGTCACGCCAGGCAGTGATTTAAGTAAAGCGTCTTAG
- a CDS encoding porin — protein sequence MKKMNKVAYLVALASTTTLAPMATSQAAGTITFGEDQYISVGFGLRGSYSNIEDAASDGGNTNDFELDSARLYVSGSLNKYIKGMFNSEKSGGNDSFQIIDAAGIFQFTPDMALWAGRFLSPSSRANMAGPYYTSGDGYWANITARYGWNGGTIGRDDGVALVATAFDQRLAYSFGLFEADKIFEFSGLGNEAGRGGNATNPNQDDDLMYAGRLQYSFWDKEPGYYGTGNYLGTKDIFTIGVAGRHKGDGAASTTAVGDYSQWTVDLLVEKKLAAGAVSLEAAYFDYDTDDVFLSEQGEAYYVSTGYIFNQKVGWGQFMPFVRYQSFDSDAGETERTDFGVNYFIDGYNASVTAVYRDLEREGLADQDQFVVSMQLQF from the coding sequence ATGAAAAAAATGAACAAAGTCGCCTATCTGGTCGCGCTGGCTTCGACAACCACGCTTGCTCCGATGGCAACATCACAGGCCGCGGGCACGATTACCTTTGGTGAAGATCAATACATCAGCGTTGGCTTTGGTCTGCGTGGCAGCTATAGCAATATTGAAGACGCGGCAAGTGATGGTGGCAACACCAACGATTTTGAACTGGATAGTGCGCGTTTGTATGTTTCGGGCTCGTTAAATAAATACATCAAAGGGATGTTCAATTCGGAAAAATCCGGTGGCAATGACTCTTTTCAAATTATTGATGCGGCCGGGATATTTCAGTTCACACCAGACATGGCGCTATGGGCGGGTCGATTCTTGTCACCAAGCAGTCGCGCCAACATGGCCGGACCTTACTACACCTCCGGTGACGGCTACTGGGCAAATATTACCGCACGCTATGGCTGGAATGGCGGCACTATCGGTCGCGATGATGGTGTCGCGCTGGTAGCAACGGCATTCGATCAGCGGCTGGCTTACTCATTTGGACTGTTCGAAGCGGACAAAATTTTTGAATTCAGTGGACTCGGTAATGAAGCTGGCCGGGGCGGTAATGCGACCAATCCAAACCAGGATGATGACCTGATGTATGCCGGCCGTCTGCAATATAGCTTTTGGGATAAAGAGCCGGGTTATTACGGCACCGGTAATTATCTTGGCACCAAAGACATATTCACTATTGGTGTGGCAGGTCGTCATAAAGGGGATGGTGCGGCTTCTACAACGGCCGTTGGTGATTATTCCCAGTGGACGGTGGATTTACTGGTAGAGAAAAAACTAGCCGCAGGTGCGGTATCTCTTGAGGCCGCCTACTTCGATTACGACACCGATGATGTGTTTTTGTCTGAGCAGGGCGAAGCTTACTACGTCAGTACGGGCTATATCTTCAACCAAAAAGTGGGTTGGGGCCAGTTCATGCCATTTGTTCGCTACCAGAGCTTTGACTCTGATGCGGGCGAAACAGAGCGTACAGATTTTGGGGTGAACTACTTCATTGATGGTTACAACGCCTCCGTCACTGCGGTTTATCGCGACCTGGAAAGAGAAGGATTGGCAGATCAGGATCAATTCGTCGTTTCAATGCAACTGCAGTTCTAG
- a CDS encoding GNAT family N-acetyltransferase/peptidase C39 family protein, whose protein sequence is MCVTEKSLHIRTATLEDVPALVNLERVCFTSDRLSPRSFRWMINKANALLLLAERNDQLAGYALILYVRGTSLGRIYSLAVSPDFRQQGVANQLMVAIEKAALAAGRSFIRLEVRPDNAGAIRLYQKLGYKHFDVVSDFYEDHTDAMRMMKVLQPEPDALQNQVVHYSQSTDFTCGPASLMMAMKTLAADWPTLDQTLELQIWREATTIFMTSGHGGCSAQGLALAANRRGFATTLITNSDDVPFINGVRSDEKKQVMACVHKDFMQQIAASSITLTYQGLDVNELRNYLNDGALVVALISSYRLNQSKSPHWVLLASISDTFVYFHDPDIDWDDDKTLTDSLYVPVTHKEFNRLLGYGRPRYQAAVILKAPNA, encoded by the coding sequence ATGTGCGTAACTGAAAAATCGCTACATATCCGGACCGCAACCTTAGAGGATGTGCCTGCGCTGGTGAATCTGGAGCGGGTGTGTTTTACCTCAGATCGGCTGTCGCCACGCAGTTTTCGCTGGATGATAAATAAAGCCAACGCATTATTATTGCTGGCGGAAAGAAACGATCAGTTAGCTGGTTATGCGTTGATTTTATATGTCAGAGGCACCTCTTTAGGACGTATTTATTCTCTCGCCGTATCGCCTGATTTTCGACAACAAGGGGTTGCTAACCAGCTGATGGTGGCAATAGAAAAAGCGGCGTTGGCAGCAGGCAGAAGTTTTATCCGTCTTGAAGTCAGACCGGACAATGCGGGTGCAATCCGCTTGTATCAAAAATTAGGTTATAAGCACTTTGATGTGGTCAGTGATTTTTATGAAGACCACACTGATGCCATGCGAATGATGAAAGTCTTGCAACCAGAGCCTGATGCCTTGCAAAACCAGGTGGTGCATTACTCTCAAAGTACCGACTTCACCTGTGGCCCTGCCAGTTTGATGATGGCAATGAAAACTTTAGCTGCTGATTGGCCGACCTTGGATCAAACGCTTGAACTGCAAATTTGGCGAGAGGCGACCACCATCTTTATGACATCAGGCCATGGTGGCTGTAGTGCTCAAGGCTTGGCATTGGCCGCGAACCGCAGAGGGTTTGCGACCACACTCATTACCAATAGTGATGACGTGCCGTTTATCAATGGAGTGCGCAGTGATGAGAAAAAACAGGTTATGGCGTGTGTCCATAAAGACTTTATGCAGCAAATTGCGGCATCCAGCATCACCCTCACTTACCAAGGTCTGGATGTCAACGAGCTACGTAATTACCTGAACGACGGTGCGTTAGTGGTGGCCTTGATAAGCTCTTATCGTTTAAATCAAAGCAAATCCCCCCACTGGGTGTTACTGGCCTCCATATCGGACACGTTTGTGTACTTTCATGACCCTGATATTGATTGGGATGATGATAAAACCCTGACGGATAGCTTATATGTGCCTGTGACACACAAAGAATTTAACCGTTTATTGGGTTACGGTCGGCCGCGCTACCAGGCAGCCGTCATATTGAAAGCGCCAAACGCTTGA
- a CDS encoding DUF2817 domain-containing protein, translating to MERFNSIAHPLRGPKNEKLYCDIAWAGNPKAKHVLVLVSGLHGVEGGVGSAIQSDFMGRHRRLPAEVCVILVHAINPWGFAWASRSDNDGIDINRNFVDFAAPLPDSVEALQVWAKLSQQDTADIGGQRALFDTLSQGQYQQRDALYFGGDKPSWSREVIEQLALQIKPEKRDSVVVIDIHSGLGPYGYGELICDHPPGSKATQTARNLFGATVTEPALGTSSSGMKYGLHDYFWHGQGEQVCFLTLEYGTFGNSEMLQVLYADHQLQQKGKVDWSDQATLDIKHALQDYFCPNETQWQELVLFRGRQVIEMALEGLTGQ from the coding sequence GTGGAACGGTTTAACAGTATTGCGCATCCTTTGCGTGGTCCAAAAAATGAAAAACTGTATTGCGATATTGCTTGGGCGGGTAACCCCAAAGCTAAGCATGTACTCGTTTTGGTTTCTGGTCTGCATGGCGTGGAAGGCGGGGTGGGCTCAGCGATTCAGTCTGACTTTATGGGTCGTCACCGACGCTTGCCTGCAGAGGTGTGTGTGATATTGGTCCACGCGATTAATCCCTGGGGATTTGCTTGGGCATCCCGAAGTGACAATGATGGCATCGATATTAATCGAAATTTTGTCGATTTCGCGGCGCCGCTGCCGGATTCAGTTGAAGCGCTTCAGGTTTGGGCAAAACTGAGTCAGCAGGATACCGCAGATATTGGTGGTCAGAGAGCGCTTTTCGACACTTTAAGCCAAGGTCAATATCAGCAGCGTGATGCACTATACTTCGGAGGCGATAAGCCGAGTTGGTCACGAGAAGTCATCGAGCAGCTGGCATTGCAAATTAAGCCAGAAAAACGCGACAGCGTCGTTGTCATCGATATTCATAGTGGCCTCGGCCCCTATGGATATGGTGAATTAATTTGTGATCATCCCCCCGGTAGTAAAGCCACACAAACGGCTCGAAATTTGTTTGGCGCAACGGTGACCGAGCCAGCACTTGGCACATCCAGTTCTGGAATGAAATATGGATTGCATGATTATTTTTGGCATGGTCAGGGAGAGCAGGTCTGTTTCCTGACGCTGGAATACGGCACTTTTGGTAATAGTGAGATGTTACAGGTGTTGTATGCTGACCATCAGTTACAACAAAAAGGGAAGGTGGATTGGTCTGATCAAGCAACCCTGGATATTAAACATGCCTTGCAGGATTATTTTTGCCCGAATGAGACGCAATGGCAGGAATTGGTTTTATTTCGTGGCCGTCAGGTCATTGAAATGGCGCTTGAGGGATTAACGGGCCAGTAG
- a CDS encoding RimK family protein, whose translation MSNHLIIVENLGDWAPYFPSAQVVAVDDYLQNPSVISGGRAQIINLCGSLDYLSPGYYCSMVAEARDHRVMPSLRTINDLSRKSLYAFDLGELSNQLDKVIAACGKQSETQFKLTVFFGQCEFKALQKLARQIYEQYPCPILEIAFTHKGHWLISQIRAGALTQLNEHDQDLFANALDAFSHKLWRKPSRRRQYRYDMAILHNPHETMPPSDATALKRFISSGKRIGIDVELITPRDYIRLAEYDALFIRETTAIDNHTYKFARRAESEGLVVVDDPTSIIRCTNKIYLKELLEKHQLPMPESHLLYRNDTTGLQKLCETASFPLVMKIPDGAFSKGVIKVNNADELQTNAAAFFQQSAIILLQEFMFTDYDWRIGVFNNQPIYACQYFMSKGHWQIYNHNSKKGTASGKSTAIPVSEVPEKVLKIATKAAKLVGDGLYGIDIKQSGNRIVIIEVNDNPSIDAGVEDDYLGMALYDDIMREFLRRLEATKAARG comes from the coding sequence ATGAGTAACCATTTGATAATTGTAGAAAATCTTGGTGACTGGGCACCTTACTTTCCAAGCGCTCAAGTCGTCGCCGTTGATGATTACTTGCAAAACCCGAGTGTGATTTCTGGTGGTCGCGCGCAAATCATCAATTTGTGCGGCAGCCTCGATTACCTCAGTCCAGGCTATTACTGCTCAATGGTCGCTGAAGCCCGTGATCATCGTGTGATGCCAAGTCTGCGTACTATCAATGATTTATCGCGTAAAAGTCTCTACGCCTTTGATCTGGGTGAGCTCAGCAACCAGCTGGATAAAGTGATTGCGGCCTGTGGCAAGCAGTCAGAAACACAGTTCAAACTCACCGTCTTTTTTGGTCAATGTGAATTCAAGGCACTGCAAAAGCTGGCGAGACAAATTTACGAGCAATATCCCTGCCCAATTCTGGAAATCGCGTTTACCCATAAAGGCCATTGGTTAATCAGTCAGATTCGGGCTGGCGCGTTGACCCAGCTTAATGAACACGATCAAGATTTATTCGCCAATGCGCTGGATGCATTCAGTCATAAACTGTGGCGAAAGCCCTCACGCCGCCGGCAATACCGCTATGACATGGCCATTTTGCATAACCCGCATGAGACGATGCCGCCAAGCGACGCTACTGCACTAAAGCGGTTTATCAGCAGTGGTAAACGTATTGGCATTGATGTCGAGCTGATTACGCCGCGAGATTACATTCGTTTGGCTGAATATGATGCCTTGTTCATTCGTGAAACGACGGCTATCGACAACCATACCTATAAATTCGCCCGTCGGGCCGAGAGTGAAGGCTTGGTGGTTGTCGATGACCCAACCTCCATTATTCGCTGCACCAACAAGATTTACCTTAAAGAATTGCTGGAAAAACATCAGTTGCCCATGCCTGAGTCGCATCTGCTTTACCGCAATGATACGACCGGGCTACAAAAACTGTGTGAGACAGCTTCGTTTCCGTTAGTTATGAAAATTCCGGATGGCGCGTTTTCCAAAGGGGTCATCAAGGTCAACAATGCCGATGAATTGCAAACCAATGCCGCTGCCTTTTTCCAGCAATCGGCCATTATCCTGTTGCAGGAATTTATGTTTACTGACTATGACTGGCGTATTGGCGTGTTTAATAACCAGCCCATCTACGCCTGTCAGTACTTTATGAGTAAAGGTCACTGGCAGATCTATAATCATAATAGTAAAAAAGGCACCGCCTCAGGCAAATCCACGGCCATACCGGTGTCAGAAGTACCGGAAAAAGTCCTTAAAATCGCCACCAAGGCGGCCAAATTAGTTGGCGACGGACTTTATGGTATTGATATTAAGCAGAGCGGCAACCGCATTGTTATCATCGAGGTCAATGATAATCCGAGCATCGACGCCGGTGTCGAAGACGATTATCTCGGCATGGCATTGTACGACGATATTATGCGGGAGTTTTTACGCCGACTGGAAGCCACTAAAGCGGCACGTGGCTAA